Proteins from one Mercurialis annua linkage group LG7, ddMerAnnu1.2, whole genome shotgun sequence genomic window:
- the LOC126654577 gene encoding uncharacterized protein LOC126654577, translated as MAGRLVRRVVHFPNLPIKLLMPKTFDNIQEIALKTIPSATKIEIKRLLESLYGFEVDKVRTLNMEGKKKKRGGLLIAKPDYKKAYVTLKNPLSISPDLYPLRVIEDEKERMNKARESSIVDDGEGRRHWLDDRQRYKEETFGKQKRNSRDGRRGFNGNGGGDGNADVKFPWTSMRNTSR; from the coding sequence ATGGCGGGCAGACTAGTAAGAAGAGTAGTCCACTTCCCCAACCTCCCAATCAAACTCCTTATGCCAAAAACCTTCGACAACATCCAAGAAATAGCCTTAAAAACCATCCCTTCAGCTACCAAAATCGAAATTAAACGCCTACTCGAATCCCTATACGGATTCGAAGTCGACAAGGTCCGCACACTTAACATGGAAGGCAAGAAGAAAAAACGAGGTGGCTTACTTATAGCAAAGCCAGATTATAAAAAAGCCTACGTTACTTTGAAAAACCCGCTCTCGATTTCGCCTGATCTGTACCCGCTTCGGGTTATCGAAGACGAAAAAGAGCGGATGAATAAGGCGAGGGAGTCGAGTATTGTTGATGATGGTGAAGGGAGAAGGCATTGGCTTGATGATAGACAGAGGTATAAGGAGGAGACATTTGGGAAGCAGAAGAGAAATTCTCGAGACGGCCGTCGCGGTTTTAATGGTAATGGTGGGGGTGATGGTAATGCTGATGTGAAGTTTCCATGGACTAGCATGAGGAATACTTCTAGGTAG